One genomic segment of Podarcis raffonei isolate rPodRaf1 chromosome 7, rPodRaf1.pri, whole genome shotgun sequence includes these proteins:
- the PI15 gene encoding peptidase inhibitor 15, which translates to MTVISAISGTLLISLLCETSAIESHNSTELFLSANNYTDAGAALNIPPDSASPPKTRRKRYISQNDMIAILDYHNQVRGKVFPPASNMEYMVWDENLAKSAEAWAATCIWDHGPSYLMRFLGQNLSVRTGRYRSILQLVKPWYDEVKDYAFPYPQDCNPRCPLRCYGPVCTHYTQMVWATSNRIGCAIHTCHNMNVWGSVWRRAVYLVCNYAPKGNWIGEAPYKVGVPCSACPPSYGGSCTDNLCFPGVTSNYLYWFK; encoded by the exons ATGACAGTAATTTCTGCCATCAGTGGTACCCTCTTGATTTCCCTTCTCTGTGAAACAAGTGCAATAGAGTCACACAACTCCACTGAGCTGTTCTTGTCAGCCAATAATTACACGGACGCTGGAGCGGCCTTGAACATTCCTCCGGATTCTGCAAGCCCTCCCAAAACCAGGAGGAAACGATATATTTCACAGAATGACATGATTGCCATTCTGGATTATCACAACCAAGTCAGAGGCAAAGTCTTCCCACCAGCATCTAACATGGAATATATG GTGTGGGATGAAAATCTAGCCAAGTCTGCTGAAGCATGGGCTGCCACCTGCATTTGGGACCATGGCCCTTCATACTTAATGAGATTCTTGGGACAAAATCTGTCGGTACGGACTGGAAG GTATCGATCTATTCTCCAGCTGGTGAAGCCATGGTACGATGAAGTGAAAGACTACGCATTTCCGTATCCTCAGGACTGTAATCCAAGGTGTCCGCTGAGATGCTATGGGCCCGTGTGCACACATTACACCCAG ATGGTTTGGGCCACTTCCAATCGAATAGGCTGTGCAATCCACACATGCCACAACATGAATGTCTGGGGGTCAGTCTGGCGACGAGCTGTTTATTTGGTATGCAACTATGCCCCAAA GGGGAACTGGATTGGAGAAGCGCCATATAAAGTAGGGGTGCCGTGTTCCGCTTGCCCTCCCAGTTATGGAGGATCCTGCACTGACAATCTTTGTTTTCCAGGAGTAACATCAAACTACTTATATTGGTTTAAGTAA